One genomic region from Vannielia litorea encodes:
- a CDS encoding class III extradiol dioxygenase family protein, which translates to MAQILGGITTSHIPAVGNAIDKGLQDDPYWKPFFDGYPKVHAWIKEQKPDYVVNIYNDHGLGFFLDRMPTFAIGAAHEYRNEDEGWGLPELPAFPGAPELSWHIIESMVEDEFDITSCQELAVDHGFVVPMQLFWPGAPNNPDMPRAVPISANTVQHPIPTLKRALDFGKALGKALGSFPEEAKVVILGTGGLSHQLDGARAGFINKEFDQYCLENIVSNPEELTKISRMELVEKAGAQGTEFLMWMMMRGALGDEVTEITRNYHIPISNTAAGTLLLECAA; encoded by the coding sequence ATGGCACAGATACTCGGTGGCATCACCACCTCGCACATCCCCGCCGTGGGCAACGCGATCGACAAGGGGTTGCAGGATGACCCCTACTGGAAGCCCTTCTTCGACGGCTACCCGAAGGTTCATGCGTGGATCAAAGAGCAAAAGCCGGACTACGTGGTGAACATCTACAACGACCACGGGCTAGGGTTTTTTCTCGACCGGATGCCGACCTTCGCGATTGGCGCGGCGCATGAATACCGAAATGAGGATGAGGGCTGGGGCCTGCCCGAACTGCCGGCGTTTCCGGGCGCGCCGGAACTGAGTTGGCATATCATCGAGAGCATGGTGGAGGATGAGTTCGATATCACCTCCTGCCAGGAGCTGGCGGTGGACCATGGCTTCGTGGTGCCGATGCAGTTGTTCTGGCCGGGGGCGCCGAACAATCCGGACATGCCGCGGGCGGTGCCGATCAGCGCAAATACGGTGCAGCACCCGATCCCGACGCTGAAGCGGGCACTGGATTTCGGCAAGGCTTTGGGCAAGGCGCTGGGGTCGTTCCCCGAGGAGGCGAAGGTGGTGATCCTCGGTACGGGTGGTTTGAGCCATCAATTGGATGGCGCACGGGCCGGGTTCATCAACAAGGAGTTCGACCAGTATTGCCTCGAGAACATCGTTTCCAACCCCGAAGAGCTGACGAAGATCTCGCGGATGGAGCTGGTTGAAAAGGCAGGCGCGCAGGGCACCGAGTTTCTGATGTGGATGATGATGCGCGGGGCGCTGGGGGATGAGGTGACGGAGATCACCCGGAATTATCACATCCCGATCTCAAACACGGC
- a CDS encoding protocatechuate 4,5-dioxygenase subunit alpha: MAQHSHDYHIDIPGTTVFDGRMAMKGYALNKMCYDFNRAENREGFRADPEGWMEAYGLREEQRQAIRDNDILGMIAEGGNIYYLAKLAGIFKLSVQDVGGMQTGRTREEFQAFLASQA, translated from the coding sequence ATGGCGCAACACAGCCACGATTATCATATCGACATACCCGGCACGACGGTGTTCGACGGGCGGATGGCCATGAAGGGCTATGCGCTGAACAAGATGTGCTACGACTTCAACCGCGCCGAAAACCGGGAGGGGTTCAGGGCCGATCCGGAAGGCTGGATGGAGGCCTACGGGCTGCGGGAAGAGCAGCGTCAGGCGATCCGCGACAATGACATCCTAGGCATGATCGCAGAGGGCGGGAACATCTATTACCTCGCCAAGCTGGCGGGCATCTTCAAGCTGAGCGTTCAGGACGTGGGCGGAATGCAGACGGGCCGGACGCGCGAAGAGTTCCAGGCCTTTCTGGCCAGTCAGGCGTGA